The following coding sequences lie in one Mycobacterium sp. Z3061 genomic window:
- a CDS encoding histidinol-phosphate transaminase, producing the protein MTRPTLDDLPLRDDLRGKSPYGAPQLDVPVRLNTNENPHPPTQALIDDVVCSVREAAADLHRYPDRDAVALRSDLAAYLSVQTGTPVGVESVWAANGSNEILQQLLQAFGGPGRSAIGFVPSYSMHPIISDGTRTEWLEAARAEDFSLDIDEAVAAVVDRRPDVVFIASPNNPSGQSISLDDLRRLLDVTPGILIVDEAYGEFSSQPSAITLLDEYPAKLVVTRTMSKAFAFAGGRLGYLVATPALVDAMLLVRLPYHLSSVTQAAARAALRHADDTLGSVATLIAERERVSTALTNMGFRVIPSDANFVLFGEFADAAAAWQHYLEAGVLIRDVGIPGHLRATIGMADENDAFLKVSAEIATTDLASPSPVGAGRDRYLGAQ; encoded by the coding sequence GTGACCCGACCGACCCTTGACGACCTGCCACTGCGCGACGACCTGCGTGGCAAGTCTCCCTACGGCGCTCCGCAATTGGATGTGCCGGTGCGGCTGAACACCAACGAGAACCCGCACCCGCCCACTCAGGCGCTGATCGACGACGTGGTGTGCTCGGTACGCGAAGCGGCCGCCGATCTGCACCGGTACCCCGACCGGGACGCGGTGGCCCTGCGCTCCGATCTGGCCGCCTATCTCAGCGTCCAGACCGGCACGCCGGTTGGCGTCGAAAGTGTCTGGGCCGCAAATGGTTCGAACGAGATCCTGCAGCAGTTGCTGCAGGCTTTCGGCGGGCCGGGCCGCAGCGCCATCGGCTTCGTCCCGTCGTATTCGATGCACCCCATCATCTCCGACGGCACCCGCACCGAATGGCTCGAAGCGGCCCGCGCGGAGGACTTCAGCCTGGATATCGACGAAGCCGTCGCCGCCGTGGTGGACCGCCGGCCCGACGTGGTGTTCATCGCCAGCCCGAATAACCCTTCGGGGCAGAGCATTTCGCTGGACGACCTGCGCAGGCTGCTTGACGTGACCCCGGGCATCCTGATCGTCGACGAGGCTTACGGCGAATTCTCGTCGCAGCCCAGCGCCATCACGCTGCTCGACGAATACCCGGCGAAACTCGTCGTCACCCGCACCATGAGCAAGGCATTCGCCTTCGCCGGCGGTCGATTGGGATACCTGGTCGCGACTCCCGCCCTGGTCGACGCCATGCTGCTGGTTCGGCTGCCCTACCACCTGTCGTCGGTGACTCAGGCGGCGGCCCGGGCAGCCCTGCGGCACGCCGACGACACTCTGGGCAGCGTCGCCACTCTGATCGCCGAACGGGAACGGGTGTCAACCGCATTGACCAACATGGGTTTTCGGGTCATTCCCAGTGACGCCAACTTCGTCTTGTTCGGAGAATTCGCCGACGCGGCGGCCGCCTGGCAGCATTACCTGGAAGCGGGCGTCCTGATCCGCGACGTCGGTATTCCGGGCCATCTGCGCGCCACCATCGGAATGGCCGACGAGAACGACGCGTTCTTGAAAGTGAGCGCCGAGATCGCCACCACCGATCTAGCCAGCCCCAGCCCGGTAGGCGCGGGTCGCGACCGTTACTTAGGAGCACAGTGA
- the hisB gene encoding imidazoleglycerol-phosphate dehydratase HisB: MTTEARRARIERRTRESDIVIELDLDGTGEVDVDTGVPFYDHMLTALGSHASFDLMVRTKGDVEIEAHHTIEDTAIALGTALGQALGDKKGIRRFGDAFIPMDETLAHAAVDVSGRPYCVHTGEPDHLQHTTIAGNSVPYHTVINRHVFESLAANARIALHVRVLYGRDPHHITEAQYKAVARALRQAVEPDPRVSGVPSTKGVL, encoded by the coding sequence GTGACAACCGAAGCCCGGCGTGCGCGCATCGAACGCCGCACCCGAGAATCCGACATCGTGATCGAACTCGACCTCGACGGCACCGGCGAGGTGGACGTCGATACCGGCGTGCCCTTCTACGATCACATGCTCACCGCACTGGGTTCGCACGCCAGCTTCGACCTGATGGTGCGCACCAAGGGCGACGTGGAGATCGAGGCGCATCACACGATCGAGGACACCGCGATCGCCCTGGGCACCGCGCTGGGGCAGGCCCTTGGCGACAAGAAGGGCATCCGGCGGTTCGGCGACGCGTTCATCCCGATGGACGAGACGCTGGCGCATGCCGCCGTCGACGTGTCCGGGCGCCCCTACTGCGTGCACACCGGCGAACCGGATCACTTGCAGCACACCACGATCGCCGGCAATTCGGTGCCGTATCACACCGTCATCAACCGCCATGTTTTCGAGTCGCTGGCCGCCAACGCCCGCATCGCGCTGCACGTGCGGGTGCTGTACGGACGCGACCCGCACCACATCACCGAGGCGCAGTACAAAGCCGTGGCCCGCGCGCTGCGCCAGGCCGTCGAGCCCGACCCGCGCGTGTCCGGGGTGCCGTCCACCAAAGGTGTTCTGTGA
- the hisH gene encoding imidazole glycerol phosphate synthase subunit HisH, with product MRPKSVVVLDYGSGNLRSAQRALERVGADVDVTADAEKALAADGLVVPGVGAFEACMTGLRKIGGERIIAERVAAGHPVLGVCVGMQILFARGVEFGVETTGCGQWPGAVTRLDAPVIPHMGWNVVNAAPDSVLFRGMSADTRFYFVHSYAAQRWEGSPEAMLTWATHQVPFLAAVEDGPLSATQFHPEKSGDAGAAILHNWVEGL from the coding sequence ATCCGGCCAAAGTCCGTGGTGGTGTTGGACTACGGCTCCGGCAACCTGCGCTCCGCGCAACGTGCGCTGGAGCGGGTGGGTGCTGACGTCGACGTCACCGCGGACGCCGAAAAGGCACTGGCCGCAGACGGACTGGTGGTGCCCGGCGTCGGCGCCTTCGAGGCGTGCATGACCGGCCTGCGCAAGATCGGCGGCGAGCGGATCATCGCGGAACGGGTCGCCGCCGGGCACCCGGTGCTCGGCGTCTGCGTGGGCATGCAGATCCTGTTCGCCCGCGGCGTCGAATTCGGGGTGGAGACAACGGGGTGCGGCCAATGGCCCGGCGCGGTGACCAGGCTGGATGCGCCGGTGATCCCGCACATGGGGTGGAACGTGGTCAACGCCGCGCCGGACAGTGTGCTCTTCCGGGGCATGAGCGCCGACACCCGGTTCTATTTCGTACACTCCTACGCCGCGCAGCGGTGGGAAGGTTCACCCGAAGCGATGTTGACGTGGGCGACACATCAGGTGCCGTTTCTGGCGGCGGTGGAGGACGGTCCGCTGTCCGCCACCCAGTTCCACCCGGAGAAGAGCGGCGACGCCGGGGCCGCGATCCTGCACAACTGGGTCGAGGGGCTCTAG
- the priA gene encoding bifunctional 1-(5-phosphoribosyl)-5-((5-phosphoribosylamino)methylideneamino)imidazole-4-carboxamide isomerase/phosphoribosylanthranilate isomerase PriA codes for MSLILLPAVDVVEGRAVRLVQGKAGSETEYGSALDAALGWQRDGTDWIHLVDLDAAFGRGSNRELLAEVVGKLDVQVELSGGIRDDDSLAAALATGCARVNVGTAALENPQWCARAIAEHGDKVAVGLDVQILDGAHRLRGRGWETDGGDLWEVLDRLNAEGCSRYVVTDVTKDGTLGGPNLDLLTRVAERTDAPVIASGGVSSLDDLRAIATLTDRGIEGAIVGKALYAGRFTLPQALDAVRE; via the coding sequence ATGTCGCTGATTCTGTTGCCGGCCGTCGACGTCGTCGAGGGCCGCGCCGTGCGCCTGGTCCAGGGCAAGGCCGGCAGTGAAACCGAGTACGGCTCAGCGCTGGACGCCGCGCTGGGTTGGCAGCGCGACGGCACCGACTGGATCCACCTGGTCGACCTCGACGCCGCCTTCGGCCGCGGTTCCAACCGAGAACTGCTGGCGGAAGTGGTGGGCAAACTCGATGTGCAGGTGGAACTTTCCGGCGGCATCCGCGACGACGACTCGCTGGCCGCCGCGCTGGCCACCGGGTGCGCCCGGGTCAACGTGGGCACCGCCGCGCTGGAGAACCCGCAGTGGTGTGCCCGGGCGATCGCCGAGCACGGCGACAAGGTGGCCGTGGGGCTGGACGTCCAAATCCTGGATGGTGCACACAGATTGCGCGGCCGCGGGTGGGAGACCGACGGCGGCGACCTGTGGGAGGTGCTGGACCGGTTGAACGCCGAGGGATGTTCGCGCTACGTCGTCACCGACGTCACCAAGGACGGCACCCTGGGCGGGCCAAACCTTGACCTGCTGACCCGCGTCGCCGAGCGCACCGACGCGCCGGTGATCGCCTCCGGCGGCGTGTCCAGCCTGGACGATCTGCGCGCCATCGCGACGCTGACCGACCGCGGGATCGAGGGAGCCATCGTGGGCAAGGCGCTCTATGCCGGCCGGTTCACGTTGCCGCAGGCGCTGGACGCGGTGCGGGAGTAG